From a single Larimichthys crocea isolate SSNF chromosome XIII, L_crocea_2.0, whole genome shotgun sequence genomic region:
- the si:dkeyp-92c9.2 gene encoding cyclin-dependent kinase 5 activator 1, whose product MGTVLSLSPGSRKSGYYDNRPGSLSHYPSLSSRSLNSQKDRGLKRGQSIFLPALTWKRLVASTKKKGNSKKGSGGPVALGDPLNNNSINIYQKDPVLHLNRENVKKSLSCANLSSYEGPAGLGLGLGYGLGLGQGHGCSYSKSQQLSSVKKVPQGTVTSSPKRVIVQASTSELLRCLGEFLCCRCYRLKHLSPADPVLWLRAVDRSLLLQGWQDQAFVTPANVVFVYMLCRDVVDGDLVASEHELQAILLTCLYLSYSYMGNEISYPLKPFLVEAGKEAFWDRCLAIIDATSSKMLRINADPHFFTQVFAELKSEGGCGPQDYSRVLDR is encoded by the coding sequence ATGGGCACTGTGCTGTCGCTGTCTCCTGGTTCTCGGAAATCAGGCTACTATGACAACCGGCCGGGCTCGCTCAGTCACTACCCGAGCCTCAGCAGCCGCTCTCTTAACAGCCAGAAAGACCGCGGGCTGAAGAGGGGCCAGTCCATCTTCCTCCCGGCGCTCACGTGGAAGCGACTTGTGGCCTCTACAAAGAAGAAGGGCAACTCCAAGAAAGGCTCCGGTGGTCCTGTGGCCCTCGGGGATCctctcaacaacaacagcatcaaTATCTACCAAAAGGATCCAGTGTTGCACCTCAACCGTGAGAATGTGAAGAAGTCGCTGTCTTGTGCCAACCTGTCCAGCTACGAGGGCCCAGCAGGACTGGGTCTGGGGCTTGGCTATGGCCTGGGATTGGGCCAGGGTCACGGGTGTAGCTACAGCAAGTCCCAACAGCTTTCCTCTGTGAAGAAAGTTCCCCAAGGGACAGTGACCTCGTCCCCAAAGCGTGTCATCGTCCAGGCCTCCACCAGCGAGCTCCTGCGCTGCCTCGGGGAGTTCCTGTGCTGTCGCTGCTACCGCCTGAAGCATCTATCTCCAGCTGACCCGGTGCTGTGGCTGCGGGCCGTGGACCGCTCGCTGCTGCTGCAAGGCTGGCAGGACCAGGCCTTTGTCACGCCGGCCAACGTGGTCTTCGTCTACATGCTGTGCCGAGACGTCGTGGACGGCGACCTGGTGGCGTCGGAGCACGAGCTGCAGGCCATTCTGCTCACCTGCCTTTACCTGTCCTACTCCTACATGGGCAACGAGATCTCATACCCGCTCAAGCCCTTCCTGGTTGAGGCAGGTAAGGAGGCCTTCTGGGACCGGTGCCTCGCCATCATCGATGCCACCAGCTCCAAGATGCTGCGCATCAACGCAGACCCGCACTTTTTCACACAAGTTTTTGCTGAACTCAAGAGCGAAGGTGGCTGCGGCCCCCAGGATTACAGTCGAGTGCTGGATCGGTGA